In the genome of Cronobacter malonaticus LMG 23826, one region contains:
- a CDS encoding ERF family protein yields the protein MTEKLVYQAISAVAKEMAATGISKDRTNTQQNFKFRGIDQVYNALAPALVNHGLLILPRITERTVTERTTPKGTVLFYVVVKAEFDFVSTKDGSVHTVVTYGEAMDSGDKATNKAMSIAYKYAAFQAFCIPTEETAIDADAEVHHIHPADADTILAEFTQYAGTENDAKKLQEHYASTWTRLNGFPEHQAKCKDVTGIRIKELKQAA from the coding sequence ATGACAGAGAAGCTTGTTTATCAGGCAATCAGCGCTGTAGCCAAGGAAATGGCGGCAACGGGCATCAGCAAGGACAGGACGAACACCCAGCAAAACTTCAAGTTTCGCGGCATCGATCAGGTCTATAACGCACTGGCTCCGGCGCTGGTTAATCACGGACTCCTCATCCTCCCCCGCATCACTGAGCGCACCGTAACCGAGCGCACGACTCCAAAAGGCACTGTCCTGTTCTATGTGGTGGTTAAAGCAGAGTTCGATTTTGTGAGCACAAAGGACGGCAGCGTTCACACGGTAGTCACCTACGGCGAAGCGATGGATAGCGGCGACAAGGCAACGAACAAGGCCATGTCGATTGCCTACAAATACGCAGCGTTTCAGGCGTTCTGCATTCCGACAGAAGAGACGGCGATTGATGCTGACGCGGAGGTTCACCACATCCATCCTGCTGATGCTGACACCATTCTGGCTGAGTTCACCCAGTATGCAGGCACCGAGAACGACGCGAAGAAATTGCAGGAGCATTACGCATCAACATGGACGCGCCTTAACGGCTTCCCTGAGCACCAGGCGAAGTGCAAAGACGTAACCGGAATCCGAATCAAAGAACTGAAACAGGCGGCATAA
- a CDS encoding DUF5444 family protein, with the protein MTIVPVNGTILVQQGNREFNKLYEAAFPDTDDGRHLAYEWAWEIAMRWNDIQDDDWNKKHAA; encoded by the coding sequence ATGACTATTGTCCCTGTTAACGGAACCATTCTGGTTCAACAAGGTAATCGCGAGTTCAACAAGCTCTATGAAGCTGCATTCCCGGACACGGATGACGGACGGCACTTAGCCTATGAATGGGCGTGGGAAATCGCGATGAGATGGAATGATATTCAGGACGACGACTGGAACAAAAAACATGCTGCATGA
- a CDS encoding protease FtsH-inhibitory lysogeny factor CIII, with product MILAIAGGARMGAFQLHESLLDRITRKLRTGWKKLADILSQPGVPNHDYCPC from the coding sequence ATGATTCTAGCAATCGCGGGAGGCGCTCGCATGGGTGCTTTCCAGCTACACGAATCCCTACTCGATCGCATCACACGCAAGTTACGCACTGGCTGGAAAAAGCTGGCCGACATCCTCTCTCAACCCGGAGTGCCTAACCATGACTATTGTCCCTGTTAA